One window of the Chlorogloeopsis sp. ULAP01 genome contains the following:
- the dnaX gene encoding DNA polymerase III subunit gamma/tau yields the protein MYTPLHLKYRPQQLSQIIGQEHIVRTLSNAIACGKIAPAYLFTGPKGTGKTSTARILAKSLNCQSLENATTEPCGKCNSCQTITNSSSVDVTELDAASHSGVDNIREIVSNLQLKPIEGRYKILIVDECHALSHQSWQALLKTVEQPPVHVVFVFCTTEIHKVPETITSRCQKFDFRRVSPRAVVDYLVEVAHHQSINITLSAVTAIAKACKGHLRDSIKLLDQLTLLGDGEITPNWVWELSGTIPEHDLLTLCENIAKGEITGNLGILQDWITCGKHPTTIHTSLVNFLKDLLVCKTNPNSRNLTQLEEDTWKELTIISQLWSTTSIQSSIALLMARQNLMRDEAAHLWLEATLIEIVPTKKNSLQPWKDWKTPQDAINWAHVQLPQMTQAQLQEHWQELTPINGKRAPAWVEAVQKLQQRQLMSIK from the coding sequence TCACAAATTATCGGTCAAGAGCATATTGTTCGCACTTTGAGTAATGCGATCGCCTGTGGGAAAATTGCACCCGCTTACCTATTTACCGGCCCCAAGGGTACGGGTAAAACCAGTACAGCCCGTATTCTCGCCAAATCCCTTAACTGTCAATCATTGGAGAATGCTACAACTGAACCTTGCGGAAAGTGCAATTCATGTCAAACTATCACAAATTCCTCATCTGTAGATGTAACCGAACTTGATGCTGCCAGCCACTCTGGTGTAGATAACATTCGTGAAATAGTGTCCAACCTCCAACTCAAACCAATTGAGGGCAGGTACAAAATCCTGATAGTGGATGAATGTCATGCCCTGTCTCACCAATCGTGGCAAGCATTATTAAAGACAGTCGAACAACCGCCAGTCCATGTAGTGTTTGTATTCTGTACGACAGAGATACACAAAGTACCAGAAACTATTACCTCTCGCTGCCAGAAGTTTGATTTTAGAAGGGTTTCACCAAGAGCAGTTGTAGATTACCTAGTAGAGGTTGCTCACCACCAAAGCATTAACATCACACTATCAGCAGTTACGGCGATCGCCAAAGCTTGTAAAGGACATCTGCGCGACTCAATCAAACTTCTCGATCAGCTAACCTTACTGGGCGATGGAGAAATTACTCCTAATTGGGTGTGGGAACTATCAGGTACAATTCCCGAACACGATTTACTCACTTTGTGTGAAAATATCGCCAAAGGGGAAATCACGGGTAACTTGGGCATTCTCCAAGATTGGATTACCTGCGGTAAGCACCCAACCACCATCCACACCAGTCTTGTCAATTTCCTCAAAGACCTACTTGTCTGCAAAACTAACCCCAATAGCAGAAATCTTACTCAATTAGAGGAGGACACTTGGAAAGAACTTACAATCATCTCCCAATTGTGGAGTACAACCAGCATTCAATCAAGCATCGCACTCCTAATGGCACGTCAAAATCTTATGCGGGATGAAGCAGCACACCTGTGGTTGGAAGCTACCCTGATCGAGATAGTTCCAACTAAAAAGAACAGTCTGCAACCTTGGAAAGATTGGAAAACTCCCCAAGATGCTATCAATTGGGCGCATGTTCAATTACCTCAGATGACACAAGCCCAATTACAAGAACACTGGCAAGAGCTTACACCCATTAATGGCAAAAGAGCACCAGCATGGGTAGAAGCTGTTCAGAAGCTGCAACAAAGACAACTAATGTCTATTAAATAA